A portion of the Bacillus sp. es.034 genome contains these proteins:
- a CDS encoding Fur-regulated basic protein FbpA, whose product MGDNLHEANNKRRNELINKLIVHNVFKKGNKQLFELTLRELEDEYHYIQKESHPHSDVGSIHWKTYTKLTS is encoded by the coding sequence ATGGGAGATAATCTCCATGAAGCAAACAATAAAAGAAGAAATGAATTAATTAACAAATTGATTGTCCATAACGTTTTCAAAAAAGGTAATAAACAATTATTTGAGTTGACACTTAGAGAACTTGAGGATGAATATCACTATATTCAAAAGGAAAGCCATCCTCATAGTGATGTCGGCTCTATTCACTGGAAGACTTACACCAAGCTAACCAGTTAG
- a CDS encoding stage II sporulation protein P codes for MMSYKSRNNNSLVPLVFVSMKAVIRVVLIGIILMYAMVWLISSTAIKLRVDSLFYTSVSEIVPKETFLMLLSQEMTGLRIENKEAMKTDFDWLESVTNVSLLDPRSLFGREIPGIENYHTHIAVAGKGTDITNLPNESPAPTEDQLKDQEIDQSQVDQANHNSGDGVQEIEEKSVFIYHSHSWEAFSPLIKNNDSKDPASTNEKVNVIAVGSKLKQELESRGIGVAHDKTDVNQALKAKSWTYFESYKLSRGLVQEAIAQDDNLNYLIDIHRDSMPRDITTKTINGKSYARLFFIVGKENKNFEKNLKIAKELNAKLEEKYPGISRGVFVKTKAEGNGVYNQDLTERAMLLEFGGVENNLVELYNSTEAFAEIFSAYYKKDAVEVNAQ; via the coding sequence ATGATGTCGTATAAGTCTCGAAATAATAATAGCTTAGTCCCACTAGTATTTGTATCTATGAAAGCCGTCATCCGGGTAGTGTTGATAGGGATCATCCTTATGTATGCAATGGTTTGGCTGATTTCATCGACGGCCATTAAATTGAGGGTGGACAGCCTTTTCTATACTTCGGTATCAGAGATTGTACCGAAAGAGACATTTCTAATGCTTCTATCACAGGAAATGACGGGTTTACGCATCGAGAATAAAGAGGCCATGAAAACCGACTTTGATTGGTTGGAAAGCGTGACGAATGTATCACTGCTAGACCCAAGAAGTCTATTTGGACGGGAAATCCCTGGAATCGAAAATTATCATACGCATATAGCCGTTGCCGGAAAAGGGACGGACATTACGAATTTACCTAACGAGTCCCCGGCGCCAACGGAGGACCAGCTGAAGGATCAGGAAATCGATCAGAGCCAGGTTGATCAAGCGAATCACAACTCAGGTGACGGTGTGCAGGAAATCGAAGAAAAGTCTGTTTTCATTTACCACTCCCACAGTTGGGAAGCCTTTAGCCCACTGATCAAAAACAATGACTCCAAAGACCCGGCAAGTACCAATGAAAAGGTCAATGTCATTGCAGTGGGATCAAAACTGAAACAGGAACTTGAGTCACGGGGGATCGGAGTAGCACATGATAAAACGGATGTAAACCAAGCGTTAAAAGCCAAATCATGGACGTATTTCGAATCCTATAAGTTATCAAGGGGATTGGTTCAGGAAGCCATTGCACAGGACGATAATCTGAATTATCTGATCGATATACATCGGGATTCCATGCCGAGGGACATTACCACCAAGACCATTAACGGAAAGAGCTATGCCCGATTATTTTTCATCGTAGGGAAAGAAAACAAAAATTTTGAAAAAAACCTGAAAATCGCAAAAGAATTAAATGCAAAATTAGAAGAAAAATACCCTGGTATCAGTCGTGGAGTCTTCGTTAAAACAAAAGCGGAAGGAAACGGGGTGTATAATCAGGATTTAACAGAAAGGGCCATGCTCCTAGAATTTGGTGGAGTGGAAAATAACTTAGTGGAATTATATAATTCCACCGAAGCATTTGCCGAAATCTTTTCAGCTTATTATAAGAAGGATGCTGTAGAAGTAAATGCTCAATAA
- a CDS encoding protoporphyrinogen oxidase → MKKVVIVGGGITGLTAMYYLQKVSREQNLDIELVLIERDQQLGGKIRTITEGDFIMEAGADSIVARNEGVLPLVNELHLQNELVYNETGTSYIYTNGELHRIPPDTIFGIPMSIEALYESTLISEAGKKAALLDLETKNTVFTKESSIGEFLEAFLGKELVENQIAPVLSGVYSGSLYKLTMASTLPYLFDYKNEYGSIIKGLSANRQKFKGSSNKKFISFRHGLSTIIDRLEEECGDAMILKGTEIKSLHMSAGKYELTLNGHESIQADYVIFATPHDVTQQILKHEKLDKYFNALRNSSLLSIYLGFNVPDEMLPADGTGFIVSKGSEVKCNACTWTSRKWKHTSRNHNLLVRLFYKSTNTYYDQLKNLREEELTGVALEDIKRTVGIDADPVSIEVTKWDNLMPNYHLGHNQSVNALNEILLTEMPQVKLAGASYFGVGIGACIQNGKETAESIMKDAINKA, encoded by the coding sequence ATGAAGAAAGTAGTTATTGTAGGCGGGGGCATTACAGGCTTAACAGCTATGTATTACCTGCAAAAAGTGTCCAGGGAACAAAATCTGGATATTGAGTTAGTGTTAATTGAAAGAGATCAACAGCTCGGTGGTAAGATCAGGACGATAACGGAAGGTGACTTTATTATGGAAGCTGGCGCAGATTCCATTGTGGCCCGTAATGAGGGAGTACTTCCATTGGTCAATGAACTTCATCTTCAAAACGAACTTGTATATAACGAAACAGGAACATCTTACATATACACAAATGGTGAACTGCATAGAATACCTCCCGACACCATTTTCGGTATTCCCATGAGCATAGAAGCACTTTATGAAAGCACACTTATTTCTGAAGCCGGAAAGAAAGCAGCTCTTCTGGACCTGGAGACGAAAAATACTGTATTCACGAAGGAAAGTTCCATCGGAGAATTTTTGGAAGCATTTCTCGGGAAGGAACTTGTGGAAAATCAGATTGCCCCTGTATTATCAGGAGTCTATTCAGGGAGCTTGTATAAACTGACCATGGCCTCGACTCTACCATATCTTTTTGATTATAAAAATGAATATGGAAGCATCATCAAAGGATTATCTGCAAACAGGCAGAAATTCAAAGGGTCTTCAAATAAAAAGTTTATTTCCTTTAGACATGGATTATCCACCATCATCGACCGTTTGGAAGAAGAGTGCGGGGATGCGATGATACTAAAAGGAACAGAGATAAAAAGTCTACATATGAGTGCAGGTAAGTATGAGCTCACTTTAAATGGCCATGAAAGCATCCAAGCGGATTATGTCATATTTGCAACGCCTCATGATGTGACTCAACAGATTCTAAAACATGAAAAGTTAGACAAGTATTTTAATGCACTAAGAAACTCTTCCTTGCTCTCCATCTATCTGGGATTTAATGTTCCTGATGAGATGCTTCCGGCGGATGGTACAGGATTCATTGTCTCCAAAGGCAGTGAAGTGAAGTGCAATGCATGTACTTGGACGAGCCGAAAATGGAAACATACATCCCGGAACCACAACCTGCTGGTGAGACTCTTTTATAAGAGTACGAATACTTATTACGACCAGTTAAAGAATTTGAGAGAAGAAGAACTGACGGGTGTGGCACTGGAAGATATTAAAAGGACCGTCGGAATCGATGCAGATCCGGTTTCAATCGAAGTTACCAAATGGGACAATCTGATGCCGAATTATCATCTGGGGCACAATCAATCTGTAAATGCATTAAATGAAATCCTATTAACCGAGATGCCACAAGTGAAGTTAGCTGGAGCTTCCTACTTTGGTGTAGGGATCGGTGCCTGTATTCAAAATGGTAAGGAAACAGCTGAATCCATTATGAAAGATGCTATCAATAAAGCTTGA